A stretch of Astyanax mexicanus isolate ESR-SI-001 chromosome 21, AstMex3_surface, whole genome shotgun sequence DNA encodes these proteins:
- the arl11 gene encoding ADP-ribosylation factor-like protein 11 produces MGHMLSKKFIKTQNVLLLGLDSSGKTTFLYRLYQGVVMDTLPTVGFNVVTIEMDKKTTLTVWDIGGQDKMQPNWKYHLEGCEALVFVVDATDRARMDDAGKALKKVLKDPHMTDVPLLVLANKSDRPDAMTVNEVSKELDMESYKDRIWEIQACSALKGLGVQQAFRSVTKLLQKN; encoded by the coding sequence ATGGGACACATGCTATCAAAGAAGTTCATAAAGACTCAGAATGTGCTTCTACTGGGACTGGACTCTTCTGGTAAGACCACTTTTCTCTACAGGCTCTACCAAGGGGTCGTAATGGACACTTTGCCCACAGTTGGCTTTAATGTGGTGACTATTGAGATGGACAAGAAGACTACGCTCACTGTTTGGGATATAGGTGGGCAGGACAAAATGCAACCCAACTGGAAGTACCACCTGGAGGGCTGTGAAGCTCTGGTGTTTGTGGTGGACGCCACTGACCGTGCTAGGATGGACGATGCCGGAAAGGCTCTCAAGAAGGTCTTGAAAGATCCACACATGACAGACGTCCCTTTGTTGGTTCTGGCAAACAAATCAGACCGGCCTGACGCCATGACGGTCAATGAAGTGTCCAAAGAACTGGATATGGAGAGCTACAAAGACAGGATTTGGGAGATCCAAGCTTGTAGTGCTCTGAAAGGACTGGGAGTCCAGCAGGCTTTTCGCTCTGTGACCAAACTTCTTCAGAAAAACTAG
- the ebpl gene encoding emopamil-binding protein-like — MTESVKAVEAGEAPVLSAITVLSLLACAAQLAAGYIFAQIWGRKCSSTDRWVLVWLFYDAIVHITLEGPFVYMSLVGTVATSDNILAELWKEYGKADQRWLHSDPNIVSLELLTVVLDGFLALLLVYAIVKDKHYRHFVQITLCVCELYGGWMTFCPDWLIGSPNLNTSNWLYLWVYLTFFNGIWVVVPGFLLYQSWKDLQRSHYALKKQK; from the exons atgacTGAATCCGTTAAAGCCGTTGAAGCGGGCGAGGCTCCGGTTCTGTCCGCGATAACGGTGCTCTCCCTGCTCGCGTGCGCAGCGCAGCTCGCCGCGGGGTACATATTCGCGCAGATATGGGGCAGAAAGTGTTCCTCCACCGACAGATGGGTTCTTGTGTGGCTGTTTTACGACGCCATTGTCCACATTACTCTG GAAGGTCCGTTCGTGTACATGTCGCTGGTTGGGACTGTTGCAACTTCAGACAACATATTAGCAGAACTTT GGAAAGAATATGGGAAGGCGGACCAGCGTTGGTTACACTCAGACCCAAATATTGTGTCTCTAGAGCTGCTCACAGTCGTATTGGATGGGTTTCTAGCGCTGCTTTTGGTCTACGCTATTGTAAAAGACAAGCATTACAG GCACTTTGTCCAGatcaccctgtgtgtgtgtgagctgtatgGAGGCTGGATGACCTTCTGCCCAGACTGGCTGATAGGAAGTCCTAACCTGAACACAAGTAACTGGCTGTACCTGTGGGTTTACCTGACGTTTTTTAATGGTATATGGGTGGTGGTGCCTGGATTCCTTCTCTACCAGTCATGGAAGGATCTACAAAGGTCCCATTATGCTCTGAAGAAGCAGAAGTAG